One genomic region from Quercus robur chromosome 4, dhQueRobu3.1, whole genome shotgun sequence encodes:
- the LOC126720305 gene encoding probable leucine-rich repeat receptor-like protein kinase At1g35710, with product MIEINLDDTIWYENGKLHNFNCNFSSFPNLVRFKLAGKGLYGSISPEIGSVSKLTYLNLSWNSLSGELPLSLAKLTQLEKLDISFNQMSGPIPLQLGNLSSLVELYLGGNYFSGTIPSTLGLLTSLTHFDLHSNQINGTIPSKIYNLKNLMVLHLGINNLFGPISSKIGNLKNVVSLNLSHNLLIGPLPRTMGCLTNLTLLSLASNQINGSIPLEIGNMRKLRHLDLHNNGLAGLIPSTIGSLTELVFLDFSVNNFVGSIPPYLGHLTNLRYLDIHSNQINGSINSTIADLPFLEKLDLSSNHISGIIPQELSQLAKLRYLNLSSNKLSGNGFSSNAISVLDLSHNNLSELFPFYECYSLEELFLSHNQFYGSIPPHLSYSYNLTTIDLSHNLFSGKIPPTLGDLRFLQHLDLSFNNLTGNIPSTFGSLYIQMNLSYNSLEGPIPDGFWSYNSLLGNTNLCSDHISGLPNCSTWIKKFSRTATIILFMVTLGFLLLGIIGIRIAFHSRQKEIRNKQHESKAMRTGDLFSIWNFDGNIAFEDIITATEDFDIKYCIGTGGYGSVYKANLPSGKVVALKKLHRLEADETSFDKSFRNEAKALSEIRHRNIVKLYGFCLHQRCMFLIYEYIERGSLFYVLSNDIEAKELNWKKRVNIIKGIANALSYLHHDCIPTIVHRDVTTSNILLNSEFEAFVADFGIARPLNPNSSNLTTLAGTYGYIAPELAYTMVVNEKCDVYSFSVVVLETIMGRHPGELISSLASSSTQHIMLKDVLDPRLSPHINQTIAQSVVLVVTLALAGLRSNPKSRPTMKQVSQEFSVQRSQLPKPFAEISMQQLMNQEIYVIEK from the exons GTGAACTACCTCTCTCACTCGCAAAACTCACTCAGTTAGAGAAGCTTGATATTTCTTTCAATCAAATGAGCGGTCCAATTCCCTTACAATTGGGAAACCTAAGTAGCCTTGTTGAATTATACCTGGGTGGAAATTACTTCAGTGGTACAATCCCTTCAACTCTTGGTCTTTTGACTTCTCTCACTCATTTTGATTTAcattcaaatcaaatcaatggTACCATCCcttctaaaatttataatttgaagaatttgatGGTTTTGCATTTGGGTATAAACAATCTTTTTGGTCCtatttcttcaaaaattggaAACCTGAAAAATGTGGTTTCTCTAAACCTTTCTCATAACTTGCTCATTGGTCCACTTCCTCGTACTATGGGTTGTTTGACAAACTTGACCCTTCTCTCTCTTGCTTCCAACCAAATCAATGGCTCCATTCCCCTAGAAATAGGAAACATGAGAAAGCTGAGGCACTTGGATCTCCATAATAATGGCCTTGCTGGCCTAATCCCTTCAACTATAGGGAGCTTGACCGAATTGGTGTTTCTGGATTTTAGTGTTAATAATTTCGTTGGTTCAATTCCTCCATACCTGGGTCATTTAACCAATTTAAGATATCTGGACATtcattcaaatcaaataaatggTTCCATAAATTCGACGATCGCAGATTTGCCATTTTTAGAAAAGTTGGATCTATCAAGTAACCATATATCTGGAATCATTCCGCAAGAGCTTAGTCAGTTAGCCAAATTGCGATATCTTAATCTTTCCTCGAACAAACTTTCAGGCAACGGTTTTTCCTCAAACGCAATTTCTGTTCTGGATCTGTCCCACAACAATCTGAGCGAATTATTCCCATTTTACGAGTGCTATTCTTTGGAGGAATTGTTTTTGAGCCACAACCAATTTTATGGAAGCATTCCGCCTCATCTTTCTTACTCATATAACTTAACTACCATCGACCTTAGTCACAACTTGTTTAGTGGAAAAATACCCCCTACCCTTGGGGACCTCCGTTTCTTACAGCACTTGGATCTCAGCTTTAATAATCTCACTGGTAACATTCCCAGCACTTTTGGTTCACTATACATCCAAATGAATTTGTCTTACAACTCTTTGGAAGGTCCAATCCCAGATGGTTTTTGGAGTTATAATTCACTTCTAGGCAACACGAATTTATGCTCTGATCACATCTCAGGACTACCTAATTGCTCCACATGGATTAAGAAATTCTCAAGGACTGCTACAATTATTCTTTTCATGGTTACCCTTGGATTCTTATTGCTTGGAATTATTGGAATTAGAATTGCTTTCCACTCTCGTCAAAAGGAAATTAGGAACAAACAACATGAGTCTAAAGCAATGAGGACTGGAGATTTATTCTCAATATGGAATTTTGATGGAAATATTGCATTTGAAGACATCATTACAGCAACAGAGGACTTTGACATCAAATATTGTATTGGAACTGGTGGTTATGGTAGCGTTTACAAAGCTAACTTACCTAGTGGAAAAGTTGTTGcccttaaaaaacttcatcgTTTAGAGGCCGATGAGACATCTTTTGACAAGAGTTTCAGAAATGAAGCAAAAGCCTTGTCTGAAATTCGTCACCGTAACATTGTGAAGCTTTATGGGTTTTGCCTACATCAAAGATGCATGTTTTTGATTTATGAATACATTGAAAGAGGAAGCTTATTTTATGTCCTAAGCAATGACATTGAAGCCAAGGAGTTGAATTGGAAGAAACGTGTGAACATCATTAAAGGCATAGCAAATGCTTTATCTTACTTGCATCATGATTGCATTCCAACAATTGTCCATCGAGACGTAACCACCAGCAACATTTTACTAAACTCAGAATTTGAGGCATTTGTTGCAGATTTTGGCATAGCTAGACCCTTAAATCCTAATTCCTCCAATTTAACCACACTTGCTGGCACCTACGGATATATTGCCccag aACTTGCTTACACCATGGTTGTGAATGAAAAATGCGATGTCTATAGCTTCAGTGTAGTGGTGCTAGAAACAATAATGGGAAGGCATCCAGGAGAGCTAATTTCCTCATTGGCATCATCATCCACTCAACATATCATGCTGAAAGATGTCTTAGACCCTCGCCTCTCACCTCATATCAACCAAACAATTGCTCAGAGTGTGGTTCTAGTTGTAACGCTAGCATTGGCAGGCCTACGTTCCAATCCCAAATCCCGCCCCACAATGAAACAAGTATCACAGGAGTTTTCTGTTCAAAGGTCACAATTGCCCAAGCCCTTTGCTGAAATTTCAATGCAACAGTTGATGAATCAAGAAATTTATGTTATAGAGAAATAA